A genome region from Bufo gargarizans isolate SCDJY-AF-19 chromosome 2, ASM1485885v1, whole genome shotgun sequence includes the following:
- the EPHA2 gene encoding ephrin type-A receptor 2, translating into MSPSRACTLLLLVTSNVLLTLQTTEVMLLDFEKMKGESGWLTNPFGKGWDLLPDWRNGSAIFMYTVCNVQEGEQDNWLRTSWIYRSEAQRIFIELHFTVRDCNSFSGVSGSCKETFNLYYMESDVDVGINFQKRLFRKIDTVAPDEITLQEDINHRNLKLNVEVRSVGKLTKKGFYLAFQDIGACVALLSVRIYYKKCPGVVQGMALFPETVAGADSQSLAKVTGKCVENSVPVSGDDPSMHCNTDGEWLVLIGQCVCEAGYEKVGNTCQVCKAGYFKADASNSPCQLCPDHTEPSSEGATSCMCQDGYFRATKDPISSSCTSSPSAPRDLTVAGSGSKVMLHWLPPSNNGGREDVIYIVTCEQCLPDQGECQPCDASLRYSEDPQHLRGTSLTIADLEPHLNYTFTVEARNGVSGPRSGRSYTTLRVAVDQTEPPKVTSVNLDNRSKNSLSLSWSISPRQQNRLLRYEVAYNKKNDEKSYTVHRCEGNSVTLAKLSPGTTYIVRIQAQTPEAAGMYSMEYEFETLPEEPEGTNQTAIIAGAASGVVIIVVVILFVIFLHRSRRNGRSRQSAEDVYFSKSEQLKPLKTYVDPHTYEDPNKAVLKFTTEIPPNAVTRQKVIGAGEFGEVYKGNLKLPGKNEIPVAIKTLKAGYTEKQRTDFLSEASIMGQFCHHNIIRLEGVVSKYKPMMIITEHMENGALDKFLKDNDGEFSAIQLVGMLRGIAAGMKYLSEMNYVHRDLAARNILVNSQLVCKVSDFGLSRVLEDDPEATYTTSGGKIPIRWTAPEAISYRKFTSASDVWSYGIVMWEVMSYGERPYWEMSNQEVMKAINEGFRLPAPMDCPSAIYQLMMQCWQQERNRRPKFPDIVSILDKLIRAPDSLKTLADFDPRISIRLPSTSGSEGMPFRSIAEWLESIKMQQYTESFMSSQFNTMDKIILMHQDDVKQLGIRLPGHQKRIAFSILGLKEQASQMGIPI; encoded by the exons TCATGCTGTTGGATTTTGAGAAGATGAAGGGAGAGAGCGGCTGGCTCACCAACCCATTTGGGAAAGGG TGGGATCTCCTACCGGACTGGAGGAACGGGAGCGCCATCTTCATGTATACCGTCTGCAACGTGCAAGAAGGAGAGCAGGATAACTGGCTACGCACCAGCTGGATCTACCGCAGCGAAGCGCAGCGCATCTTCATCGAGCTGCACTTCACCGTCCGCGACTGCAACAGCTTCTCTGGCGTTTCGGGGTCCTGCAAAGAGACTTTTAACTTGTACTATATGGAGTCAGACGTGGACGTCGGCATCAATTTTCAGAAGAGACTCTTCCGTAAGATCGATACAGTTGCGCCCGACGAAATCACGCTGCAGGAAGACATCAATCATCGCAACCTCAAGCTAAACGTCGAAGTGCGGTCGGTGGGAAAGCTGACCAAGAAAGGGTTCTACCTGGCCTTCCAGGACATCGGCGCCTGCGTGGCGCTGCTCTCTGTCCGTATCTACTACAAAAAGTGTCCAGGGGTTGTACAAGGAATGGCGCTGTTCCCGGAAACTGTCGCAGGCGCCGACTCTCAGTCCCTGGCAAAGGTTACAGGAAAGTGTGTGGAAAACTCTGTGCCGGTTAGTGGAGACGATCCTAGCATGCATTGCAATACAGATGGAGAATGGCTGGTGCTCATCGGACAGTGCGTCTGTGAGGCTGGATACGAGAAAGTGGGGAACACATGTCAAG TATGTAAAGCAGGTTACTTCAAAGCGGACGCCTCCAACAGCCCCTGCCAACTTTGCCCCGACCACACCGAACCATCTTCTGAAGGTGCCACTTCCTGTATGTGTCAAGATGGCTACTTTCGAGCTACAAAGGACCCCATCTCTTCTTCTTGCACAA GTTCCCCATCAGCTCCTCGTGACCTCACAGTTGCCGGCTCTGGGTCCAAGGTAATGCTGCACTGGTTGCCTCCCAGTAACAATGGAGGCCGTGAAGATGTCATCTACATAGTCACTTGTGAGCAGTGCTTGCCCGACCAAGGAGAATgccagccgtgtgatgccagttTACGGTACTCCGAAGATCCTCAACACCTAAGAGGGACGTCACTGACCATCGCTGACCTGGAGCCTCACCTGAACTACACTTTCACAGTAGAGGCCCGGAACGGAGTGTCCGGCCCCAGATCTGGCCGCAGCTACACAACCCTGCGCGTCGCCGTCGACCAGACTG AGCCCCCCAAAGTGACTTCTGTGAACTTGGACAATCGCAGCAAGAACTCTCTCAGCCTGTCCTGGTCCATTTCTCCTCGTCAGCAAAATCGGCTCTTGCGTTATGAAGTCGCCTATAATAAAAAG AATGATGAGAAAAGTTACACCGTCCACAGATGTGAGGGGAACTCTGTAACCCTCGCAAAACTTTCCCCGGGCACAACTTACATTGTCCGCATCCAGGCCCAAACTCCAGAAGCGGCAGGGATGTACAGCATGGAATATGAGTTTGAAACCCTCCCTGAAG AGCCCGAAGGTACAAATCAGACGGCCATTATCGCAGGGGCAGCGTCTGGCGTCGTCATCATTGTGGTCGTCATATTATTTGTGATCTTTCTCCATCGCAG CAGAAGAAACGGTCGCAGTCGCCAGTCCGCTGAAGACGTCTATTTCTCCAAATCCG AGCAACTGAAACCTCTCAAGACCTACGTAGACCCCCACACGTATGAAGACCCTAACAAGGCTGTGCTAAAGTTTACCACCGAGATCCCTCCCAATGCCGTCACCCGGCAAAAAGTGATTGGCGCAG GGGAGTTTGGAGAGGTTTATAAAGGGAATCTCAAGCTGCCTGGAAAGAATGAGATTCCCGTGGCCATTAAAACTCTGAAAGCGGGATATACAGAGAAGCAGCGCACAGATTTCCTGAGCGAAGCCAGCATCATGGGGCAGTTCTGTCACCACAACATCATCCGCCTGGAAGGAGtcgtgtctaaat ATAAACCGATGATGATCATCACCGAGCACATGGAAAATGGAGCACTGGACAAGTTCCTGAAG GATAATGACGGAGAGTTCAGTGCCATCCAGCTGGTGGGCATGCTGCGAGGAATCGCTGCCGGGATGAAATATCTCTCTGAAATGAACTATGTTCACCGGGACCTGGCGGCTCGAAACATCCTAGTGAACAGCCAGCTGGTCTGCAAGGTCTCGGACTTCGGACTGTCAAGAGTCTTGGAAGATGATCCAGAGGCCACATACACAACCAGT GGTGGCAAGATCCCAATCCGCTGGACGGCTCCCGAAGCCATCTCCTACAGGAAGTTCACTTCCGCCAGTGATGTGTGGAGCTACGGCATCGTCATGTGGGAAGTGATGTCTTATGGTGAACGACCCTACTGGGAGATGTCCAACCAGGAG GTCATGAAGGCTATTAACGAAGGATTCCGTCTTCCTGCCCCTATGGACTGTCCATCCGCCATTTACCAGCTAATGATGCAGTGCTGGCAACAAGAACGCAACCGGCGGCCCAAGTTCCCAGATATCGTCAGCATTCTGGACAAGCTGATCCGAGCCCCCGACTCTCTGAAAACCTTGGCTGACTTTGACCCAAG GATCTCCATCCGTCTACCCAGCACCAGCGGATCAGAGGGGATGCCCTTTAGAAGCATCGCTGAGTGGTTAGAATCCATCAAGATGCAGCAATACACCGAGTCTTTTATGTCCTCACAGTTCAACACCATGGACAAAATCATCCTGATGCACCAAGA TGATGTCAAACAGCTGGGAATCCGCCTCCCAGGTCACCAGAAACGCATAGCCTTCAGTATCCTGGGGTTGAAGGAACAGGCCAGCCAAATGGGGATCCCCATCTAG